Below is a genomic region from Desulfobacter sp..
AACATCGTTTATCAAAATTTAAAATCTGCTGATTGCCATTTCTCAAAACCCCTTGTTTTATCTAAGGTCCTAAAATTTCTTTGGAGAATTTACAGCTTTTAAAGTTTACCAGGAAAATCAGGCGGGGGTACGGGTGGGATGCTGAACCGGCGTGAGCCCTGAATGATTGCAGGACCGCAAATCATCAGGACGACCGGCAATGCTTTAGGTGAAGTACCCACCCGTGCCCCCGCCGGGTTAGGGCACAGACCTTCTTTAAACCAAATACCAGGAAAGGGTAATTCCGGATAGCTTTGATTCTTTGGACTCAAAAATATCCTAAGCAGCAATCTTATATGGGATAATTTTATACAAGATATCTGGTGTATCCTTGATATCCCCTGACAGCAGGGGAAAAGTGAATTTTGAGTACAATATTGAAGTAAATATAAACCCCATAATGTGTCTACAATCAAACGCCCCGCTCTCCTTTTGAGTGAGGCATTTATTTCTTTTATTAAGGTGACCACAAATCAGTTTTCCACCCGGGCGCTTGCCATCGACAAACCCTGCATAATATAAAAATTATTAATATATCATAAAAATAAACAGTAGTGTCCGGTTAGGTTGTTGCATATAAAAAGCATCTAAAATCATTGAAAAAACAGTCTGTTTTGTGTTGACAAATGTGCGTAAAAATTTTTGTGCGCCTTGAAAATTTAACTCAAGGAGCTCAAATGACGCACATCTCAGTCCCTAAAAAACAACTACGGTCCCTGAACTTTGACAATTTCAGGTGCCCTCTGATAAAGTCACTTTCAAAAGGGTTCTGTTGCAAAAAATTATTAATGTCTGATACAAGTCCGTTTTGGCACTAATTTGTTTGCAGAGAGATAGTATGAAAAATGAAAACCCTTTCAAGTGGCGTCATTATGAAAAAGAAATCATCCTGTTGAATGTTCGCTGGTATCTGAGATATCAACTGAGTTACAGGAATCTGGAAGAGATGATGCAAGAACGGGGCTTGTCTGTGGATCACAGTACCATTTACCGATGGGTTCAGCGCTATGCTCCTGAAATGGAAAAGCGAAGCAGGAAGTATCTGCGGCAATCAAATGATTCTTACCGTATTGATGAAACATATATCAAGGTGCGGGGGAAAATGAAGTATCTTTACCGAGCGGTCGATTCCCGTGGAAATACCATCGATTTTCTTCTTCGCAGCAGACGTAATATGGAATCTGCCAAACGATTTTTTAAAAAGATGCTGCGAGCTTCCAATAGCTCCAGACCTCGGGTTCTGAGTGTTGACGGAAATCCTGCATATCCTCCGGCAGTAAAGGCTTTGAAAGAAAAAAAGCTTCTGAATAAGGACTGTATCCTAAGACAGAATAAAGGTTCATCAGAAAATCGCGTACCTGGACTGAGAAACATCACTGGGAAGGCAATAACACAGTAAGGATTTTTATGCTTGAAATGATGGTGTGAACATGATCATGTTCCAATTTTTTTGTGTTATTCGCACAAAATCGGAGAATGAATTAATGTCCACAAGCTTCATATACCATGTCTTTGGCCTTCGTGACTACTTTTATAAAACAACGCGTTTCATCGGTGGAATACTCATTTTTGAACTCATACCAAAACCGAAGGCGGTAAAATGCCCGGAATGTAATTCCAGGTCCGTCACCAGGAAAGGGATTGTGACAAGAGATCTCAGAACAATACCGGTAGGTTCAAAACCCGTGATTCTCAGGACGGCTATCCAGAGAATTTGGTGTCCGTTCTGTCAATTTGTCCGGCAAATCAAACTATCCTTTGCCCAGGAGGGGAAAAGCTATACCCGGGCTTTTGAACGGTATGTCTTGGAGTTGTCTCAGTTCATGACAATCAAAGATATTGCCATCCATTTAAGGATCAGCTGGGATACGATAAAGCAGATCCAGAAAGAAGGCCTGCTGAGGCGTTATCGAAATATCCCCCTTGAGAAAGTCCGGCAGATTGCCATAGATGAAATCTCCATAGGGAAAGGGCATAAATACTTGACCATCGTGATGGATCTGGAATCCGGTAGAATTCTGCACGTGGGAGAAGGAAAAGGTGGTGAAGCTTTGAAATCTTTTTGGACAAAAGTGAAAATATCGAAAGCAAAAATCAAAGCCGTCAGCATCGATATGTCCCCGGCATACTTGAGTGCTGTTATTGAAAATCTTTCTGGTTCAGCAATTGTCTTTGACAGATTTCATGTTGTTAAATTGTTCAATGAGAAACTGTCGGATTTCAGGCGAAAGCTCTACAACCTTCTTGCCAATACCGGGCAACAAAAACTTCTGAAGGGAGTCCGGTGGCTTTTGTTAAAAAATCCCGAAAACCTCAGTGATGACAAGAAGGAGGCCCAACGGTTAGAAGAAGCATTGAAAATAAATCAGCCGCTATTGGCAGTCTACTACATGAAAGAGGAACTCAGGCAAATATGGAATCAAAAGAAAAAAGAAACAGCTGAAAAGATAGTCAGCAATTGGATCAATCTGGCCAATATTTCCAAAATTCCAATGTTGATGAAATTTGCCAAGACCTTGGCTGTGCACAGGCAAAGAATTCTTTCATA
It encodes:
- a CDS encoding IS6 family transposase is translated as MKNENPFKWRHYEKEIILLNVRWYLRYQLSYRNLEEMMQERGLSVDHSTIYRWVQRYAPEMEKRSRKYLRQSNDSYRIDETYIKVRGKMKYLYRAVDSRGNTIDFLLRSRRNMESAKRFFKKMLRASNSSRPRVLSVDGNPAYPPAVKALKEKKLLNKDCILRQNKGSSENRVPGLRNITGKAITQ
- a CDS encoding ISL3 family transposase; amino-acid sequence: MSTSFIYHVFGLRDYFYKTTRFIGGILIFELIPKPKAVKCPECNSRSVTRKGIVTRDLRTIPVGSKPVILRTAIQRIWCPFCQFVRQIKLSFAQEGKSYTRAFERYVLELSQFMTIKDIAIHLRISWDTIKQIQKEGLLRRYRNIPLEKVRQIAIDEISIGKGHKYLTIVMDLESGRILHVGEGKGGEALKSFWTKVKISKAKIKAVSIDMSPAYLSAVIENLSGSAIVFDRFHVVKLFNEKLSDFRRKLYNLLANTGQQKLLKGVRWLLLKNPENLSDDKKEAQRLEEALKINQPLLAVYYMKEELRQIWNQKKKETAEKIVSNWINLANISKIPMLMKFAKTLAVHRQRILSYYDYRISTGPLEGTNNKIKTMKRKAYGYRDSEFFRLKLLDLHNKRYALIG